From Zea mays cultivar B73 chromosome 3, Zm-B73-REFERENCE-NAM-5.0, whole genome shotgun sequence:
GTCGTAGCCTGGGACCATGGCGGCTATGTTGCGAACGGTGAAGGCCTCGCCGGGCTGCAGGCCCAGGGTCACCGATGGGCACACACGGGAGTCGGAGCAAGCGAACACCATGTACTGCATGCAGCATAGCAAAATCACTGTCATGTCAGGTCAGGCAAAAAGAAGGAGCACAAAAAATCAGGCCGGTTCCCGCGGTTGTTAGCTATGCAGCGACAATGCCATCCCCACAGGTCATCCaattagtatatatatatatcatggctGAGCTCCTTGATCTATATGGCGCCGATACGTGTTATGTCGGTAGCGTAGACTACGCCGATATACTAGGTCTAATGTCGACTTTCACAAGGATACATATAATTTTTTTTTTCAAAAGAAGTTTTAAAATATGGTAATTTttatggataacaaaactagtagAACCCGCTAAAAGCATGAACGCATGCATGAAATAATCATGCGCATGGGATAGATGCCAACTCAGAACACCCATAAAGAAAAACAATAAACTCTGTACTTGGTTACTTGCAATATTCTGGCACGCCAGGTTCTATATACTAGGAAGTGAGCCTATATAGGGACGGCGGCATCTCAATAATTTACCAAGCAAATGCAAGTCTCGCCAGCTTAGCATATATGGCAGCACATGGGTTAGCAATTAGCACGCGCGCGGGGCGCATGCATTTGGTTCAGAAGAATAAGAATGGAGTATAGGCTAGTAGGCAATAGCGCATACCTTGGGGGCCTGGCCGGACTTGAGAGGCCCGAAAAGCTCCGGCTTCTTGCTGTGAAATGAAGAAAAAAAAATCAAACGTACTAGCACAGGAATAATATAGGATCAGTCGAAGCTATATCAGAATTCCCGATACAAATGAAACGTTTGAAACTGAAACGGCTAAACCAAACGCCGGTGCTGCAGAAAACAACAGCCAGCTCTGAGTAGTAGAGGGGTGACTTACTCATAGACATTGACCTTGAACTGCTGGAACCCGCTCGTCAAGCGCTCGATGGCGTCCTGGGGCTGCAGGACCAGCAACAAGAAAATCGTCGGTCAGTTCGCCATGCCCGGAAAGACTAACTTGCATGCTCGTGATGGTACGGTGATAGATGCAGCATGAGGGGGGTATAGAGAGAGCGAGAGAATGAAGGGGGCGTGATGCAACTTTTGGCCACACTGGACCGGGTGGGTGGGCTTCTGGTTCTCAAGGAGTGACGAGGTGCGTGGGAATCTATGGGAGGGCAAAGGCGCTGCTCTGCTCTTTTCTTCGTCTCCTGATATCCTCCCATGCATGTCAACAAGCTAAGGGGAGAGAAAGAAATTGCGATGGCAAACAAGGGAGATAAATTAAAGGGGGCTGGCCGGATGATGTTGGGAATTGGGATCTGGAGTGCGCTAGCTATGTGCAAATGCAAGACGACGGACGTGATGTCGTCAATATAGCAATTGAAAAAAAAAggtaagagcaactccaagagcTTATGTAAAACAAATTGACTAGCTAAAAATAATAAAATTGGAGTAAAAATTGGATCCAACAGTCTCTTCAAATCCTTCTCTCGCTATCCAACTCGGTAAACAACCCCCTCCGCTAGCCAAATATGACTAATTCCCTACGCTAGCTATCCGGTCCTCCCATAGCCTTTGTCCTCAGCCGGAGTGGAGGCAGGACGGTGTAGCATAGGCGCGTGGGACATAGGGAAGAAGGCAAGGTGAGAATGACATGTGGGACCTACCAGTCTAATTTGGCTAGTCTGTTGGAATTAATCGTAATTTAGAGAGTGAATTATAGCTAAACGGCTAGCTAAATGAGAATATAGAATAAAAAATTTGGCTaatctattggagttgctctaaaagAAGAGCTGTGCGCGTGGACCCCTACAGGCTCCCATGTGACGAACTGCCCTTTGACGAAGTCGTAGTGGGCGCCAACCAGCTTGAGCGTCCCGCCGGCCAGCCCTTCCTTGACGAAGGGGTAGCTCTTGAGGTTCTGGAGCGACACGTTCACGGCCTCCTGcagaaacacacacacacaattaAAGGTCGATGATGATCCTTGAATTTGTTCGTTGATGAGCGAAACCAATAATATATAATCCATTATTCATACGGTCGGTGTGTGTGCGTGCGTTTACGTTACGTACCTTCTCCAGGATGGAGCACTGGTCATCGAACGGCACCGATGCGTGCTCTTTCTTCACCTTGTTCTTGGCAGGGCTGCCGATCCTGACCCAGTCCTCCACGAAGTGGCTGGATATACATGGCCAGATTTAAACCAACGACAGACAACACGCTGAGCAGGTTACACTACACGGGGTTCtaatttttttctctctctctaaataaaactgctatatatattttttatacgCATTTTACGATGACTACTGCTTACAAGTTGTCGGGCGCGCCGTCCTTGAGGGAGAGGAGCGCCCTGATGCCACCGCAGCAGCTGTGGCCAATGACCACGATGACCTGCACCTTGAGCGCGCACACGGCGTACTCGATGGCGGACCCGGTGCCGGCGTACTTGATCTGCAGTTTGGCCAAAACGGAAGACGACCGTGTGAGTAATATTAGTGTGGCTGATACCACCGTTGCATGCGTCGATCGGTGTTTGCTCGTACGTACGTACCTTGTCGTAGGGTGGGACCATGGAGGCGATGTTGCGGACGGTGAATGCCTCGCCGGGCTGCAGGCCCAGTGTCACCGACGGGCACACGCGGGAGTCGGAGCAGGCGAACACCATGTACTGCAGCGGAGGGGAAATCAGTCACCGTCAGGTCGGTGAAAAGAGGGAGGAGCACGTACGCAAAACCAAGTTCGATCGGTTTCCCATGGCTCTTATCGATAAGCAGGTAAGCAGATCATCGGCCCTGGTCATCTCATCAGTGGAAGATTTCTGGCGCCCCAAAAAGGCGGCAAGCTTTTGATTGAGTTTCGATTTGACCCTCCTCCTCTGGCTctgtaagtactagtattagttGCGACGAGGATGCTCTACGCGCGCTCTGGTTTCCGTGTGGCTCTCTAGCACGCTGGTCTATCTTTATCCCATTATATTCCCTGCTGGCGGCCAATAGCAAGAACATTTCCGTTCCGGGCATCATCAGGAGGCGTGATGCTGCTGCCATATCTTCCACAAAAATTGGGACATCTGTAGTGTAGCATATTTCCTCGAGGACCGGCAACAGGCCCAACATTTATGCACctaacttttttgcaaggggtgcGAGAGGGGAAGGGGACACGTCCAAGCCAACTACTCACGATGACGACAGGATCCCGTGAGGTGGGGCGAGGGACAGTGCTGGACGCCTGGACCACACATTAGCCATGGAATGCTGATAATACACACCTAGTATTATCTGCATGGTTCCCCTTGCAGCTTTGGTCCAGGGGAGACAGGGTGGATGCTGAATAGTGCAGGTGCGGCAGGGTGTTGCAGCAGCAATGGTGATGAGCTACAGAGCTAGTAATAGGAACGAGCAACTAGTACTACTCAATCTTTTGGCCCAGTTGGCCGGAGTCGCTATAGACACACAAcaaaatatatataaaaaaacaTTAGCAGCGCATACCCTGGGGCTCTGGCCGGACTTGAGAGGCTCGAACAGCTCCGGCTTCTTGCTGCGAACAAAGATCAGCGGAGCACATGATCAGTCGGAGTCGGAGCTCACTGAAttcacaaacaaacaaaaaaggAAATAGAAACCAAACGCGGGTGCTGCAGAGAACAAACAGCTCAGGTGACTTACTCATAGACCTCGGTCTTGAACTTCTGGAACCCGCTCTTCAAGCGCTCGACGGTGGGGTCCATGCCCTGCAATGTCAACAGCCAGATACATCGTCGGGTCATTCATGATCGTGCTGCAGCATGACGAGGTAGTAGAAAGAGGAGGGGCCATGGCCCATGATGCAATTTTGGCCTACTTGCCGACGGACCACAACACAAGGAAAAAAATGCACAAAGGTGATCTaattaggggggggggggggggggggggggtggggggaGCAGGGATCTTCTCTGCACCGGCCGGCACAGCGCTCGCTACACAGGGAGAAAGCGGAAGCTGAATGCATGCAGTGTGGCTAGCTACTGATGGCAATGGAGGAAAAGAAAACGGTGAGATTGCTGCGCGCGTGCTGCTGTGTGGAGGATGGTGCTGAAGGTGAGAGAggaagatgaggaggaggaggaggggacgGACCTTGGAGGAAGCcttggagggaggaggtggaggttGGGAGGGCTTCTGGTTCTGAAGGAGTGACGAGGTGGGGGTATCTGTGGACGGCTTCTCCTTCGCTGGCCCCTCCTTTTTTTTCGGAAGGCAGAGGCAGCtgctcattttcttcttcttctcctcctcttctctggcctctctctcctcccctcttatcGCCGGCGGCTGGTGGATGCCCTCCCTTTCTTTCTCTCGATCTCTCTCGTTTGACTCCTCAGCTGCCCGCCGTCCCGTTTACTAGCAACATGATGACGCGCGCAACTGTGTCAGTGAGACAAACAGGTAGTAGTACCACCACGCAGCACGCGCGCGCGCCcacagggggggggggggaaataaAATCAGTGGCGGATGAGTGCGTGAGTGCGGCTTTTGTGGACAGGATTAGCGAGTTCTTCTGCAACTATAGATCGATGGGTGGTTGTGGTTGGGGCGATAAATTAAATCACTCCCTTTCTTCACCCGTACCAACCGTCGGGACCGTGCCCTGTTCTCTTCCAAACTTACTGGAGCTCATCCAATCATCAATCAACCAGCCAACACGAAATAAAGCCCATCCCCTCTGATTCAGTATGCAGAGGCAAATTTTTTGTTCCTCCAAAAAAGAATGCAGAAGAACTTCCTTTTTTTTCTCCCCCCTCAAAAATCTCTCTGTTAGGACTAGTTTGATAATTACATCTTTTTCAAAAGATTcttattttcaaaaaaaaatgaactaatttaccTTAGGAAAATGAAAATCTCGTGGGAAAACGAGGTTCCCAAACTAGCACTTAGATATAGTTCCTTATTGCTATCTAAAAGACTTCGTCGTCCGACGGTGAAACAAAGCAAAATAACGCGACGCAGGAAATCATGGGAAGTTACACATGCATACATAGAAAGGTTAAACTGACGTCGATGGCCACTAGTAGTGGCGCCTTTTATTTGATGGTCGTCGGTTATTCAACTGCCTGGATATATATGCGTCATGGATCAAACGGAACTCAAAAGCCAAAAGACGCGGACGATTATTAGCTATCACTACACATGTCCATGACCCCACTGCATAAACTGGTCTTATCGCTTTAGGAAAAAGCCAGCCATATACTTTATTTCACGCGCGCTCGACGTCACTACTCCTCTTTCATTCAACTCGAGACTTTTTTTTTCTGGGTGGAATTCTGTTATACTGAAAGGATATATACGTAGTAGTTGCCTTCAAACTAGCACTATCGTTGGCCGTCATCTTTTTGGAAACACCTCCCTTCGGGAATATTCTATTGGAGATGGCTGACATGCGTATGTCGTCGGTAGCTACTAGCTGATGGGAAAATGATCTAAATTACTATCATCATCACTAGCTATTCCCTCCGTCAGAAATAGATGCATTATATATAGATCTAACGTATATATCAAACTGCCTTGAATTTGATTATAGATTTGACAGAAA
This genomic window contains:
- the LOC100275493 gene encoding uncharacterized protein isoform X1, yielding MSSCLCLPKKKEGPAKEKPSTDTPTSSLLQNQKPSQPPPPPSKASSKGMDPTVERLKSGFQKFKTEVYDKKPELFEPLKSGQSPRYMVFACSDSRVCPSVTLGLQPGEAFTVRNIASMVPPYDKIKYAGTGSAIEYAVCALKVQVIVVIGHSCCGGIRALLSLKDGAPDNFHFVEDWVRIGSPAKNKVKKEHASVPFDDQCSILEKEAVNVSLQNLKSYPFVKEGLAGGTLKLVGAHYDFVKGQFVTWEPPQDAIERLTSGFQQFKVNVYDKKPELFGPLKSGQAPKYMVFACSDSRVCPSVTLGLQPGEAFTVRNIAAMVPGYDKTKYTGIGSAIEYAVCALKVEVLVVIGHSCCGGIRALLSLQDGAPDTFHFVEDWVKIGFIAKMKVKKEHASVPFDDQCSILEKEAVNVSLENLKTYPFVKEGLANGTLKLIGAHYDFVSGEFLTWKK
- the LOC100275493 gene encoding uncharacterized protein LOC100275493 isoform 3 (isoform 3 is encoded by transcript variant 3) encodes the protein MYTLPVRATTSSIVASLATPAPSSSSGSGSGRPRPRLIRNAPVFAAPATVVGMDPTVERLKSGFQKFKTEVYDKKPELFEPLKSGQSPRYMVFACSDSRVCPSVTLGLQPGEAFTVRNIASMVPPYDKIKYAGTGSAIEYAVCALKVQVIVVIGHSCCGGIRALLSLKDGAPDNFHFVEDWVRIGSPAKNKVKKEHASVPFDDQCSILEKEAVNVSLQNLKSYPFVKEGLAGGTLKLVGAHYDFVKGQFVTWEPPQDAIERLTSGFQQFKVNVYDKKPELFGPLKSGQAPKYMVFACSDSRVCPSVTLGLQPGEAFTVRNIAAMVPGYDKTKYTGIGSAIEYAVCALKVEVLVVIGHSCCGGIRALLSLQDGAPDTFHFVEDWVKIGFIAKMKVKKEHASVPFDDQCSILEKEAVNVSLENLKTYPFVKEGLANGTLKLIGAHYDFVSGEFLTWKK